One genomic window of Arthrobacter sp. KBS0703 includes the following:
- the nudC gene encoding NAD(+) diphosphatase, which translates to MSHAEAAAPVSQQLGKAPENQLPKGDLAANHLFDTVLPVRPALVNRGSVERMKPNLVEDLLARGGTQAMVLSGRHAVIHDDALVLTDAARLLDRLRSADSGPSLIVYLGSALENSDLPAGTEILLFILPAPVDPGTAGLPAGATWEGFRDVAARLDPTHTALFVEASAIANWHGSHTHCPRCGAQTTVETGGWVRRCPEDNSEHYPRTDPAIIVTVVGPDGRLLLGGGGPLDAKNYSTLAGFVEPGESLEQAVVREIREEVGVRVRACQYLGSQSWPFPASLMLGFTAVTDDSEAKPDGVEVTRARWFSREELQNAVLSGEIVISTRLSIARSLIEHWYGGVIQDRPADE; encoded by the coding sequence ATGAGTCATGCGGAGGCCGCTGCGCCGGTCAGTCAGCAGTTGGGCAAGGCGCCGGAAAATCAGCTGCCCAAGGGTGATTTGGCGGCCAACCACCTTTTCGACACCGTGCTGCCGGTGCGCCCGGCCCTGGTGAACCGCGGATCAGTTGAACGGATGAAGCCCAACCTCGTCGAAGACCTCCTGGCACGCGGCGGCACGCAAGCCATGGTCCTGTCCGGCAGGCACGCCGTCATTCACGACGACGCCCTCGTCCTGACGGACGCCGCCCGGCTGCTGGACCGGCTCCGCAGTGCGGATTCCGGGCCCTCGCTCATCGTCTACCTCGGCTCTGCCCTGGAGAATTCGGATCTCCCGGCAGGGACTGAGATCCTGCTGTTCATCCTGCCCGCCCCGGTCGATCCCGGCACCGCAGGACTCCCCGCGGGCGCCACCTGGGAAGGATTCCGCGACGTTGCCGCCCGGCTGGACCCGACCCATACGGCCCTCTTCGTTGAGGCCAGCGCCATCGCCAACTGGCATGGCAGCCACACGCACTGCCCCAGGTGCGGCGCCCAGACCACCGTGGAAACCGGCGGATGGGTCCGGCGCTGCCCGGAAGACAACTCCGAACACTATCCCCGGACCGATCCCGCGATCATCGTCACCGTGGTAGGACCGGACGGGCGCCTGCTCCTTGGCGGCGGCGGCCCGCTCGATGCAAAGAACTACTCAACACTTGCCGGCTTCGTGGAACCGGGGGAGTCGCTCGAACAGGCCGTGGTCCGCGAAATCCGCGAGGAAGTGGGCGTGCGCGTCAGGGCCTGCCAGTACCTCGGATCCCAGTCCTGGCCCTTCCCTGCATCACTCATGCTCGGTTTCACCGCCGTCACGGATGACTCCGAGGCAAAGCCCGACGGCGTTGAGGTCACCCGGGCCCGGTGGTTCAGCCGGGAGGAACTCCAGAACGCTGTGCTGAGCGGCGAGATTGTCATTTCCACCAGGCTGTCCATCGCCCGGTCGCTGATCGAACACTGGTACGGCGGCGTTATCCAGGACCGGCCCGCCGACGAATGA
- a CDS encoding M48 family metallopeptidase: MPGTPQTTHDGAPVVVRRSGRRRRTVAAFWENGTAVVAIPAHFSRAQEAEWVRRMLEKLRTQGDKKSNGSGRRPSSDAALAGHAAHLSATYLGGRARPTSVRWVSNQNSRWGSATPADGSIRLSDKLRPMPQWVIDYVLLHELAHLLVAGHNAAFWKLLEAYPETARAKAFLEGVAFATARGLPADGQHGLADDAGQPAAVGP, from the coding sequence ATGCCCGGCACACCGCAGACGACGCACGACGGCGCCCCCGTTGTGGTGCGCCGGTCGGGCCGCCGGCGTCGCACCGTTGCCGCCTTCTGGGAGAACGGCACGGCGGTCGTGGCGATCCCCGCCCACTTCAGCAGGGCCCAGGAAGCCGAATGGGTGCGGCGGATGCTGGAGAAGCTCAGGACCCAGGGCGACAAGAAGTCCAACGGCTCGGGCCGTCGCCCCTCGTCGGATGCCGCCCTGGCCGGCCACGCCGCCCACCTCTCGGCAACATACCTGGGTGGCAGGGCCCGGCCGACGTCGGTCCGCTGGGTCAGCAACCAGAACTCGCGCTGGGGTTCGGCCACGCCCGCCGACGGCTCCATCCGGCTTTCGGACAAGCTCCGTCCCATGCCGCAGTGGGTCATCGACTACGTGCTGCTCCATGAACTGGCGCATCTGCTCGTGGCCGGTCACAACGCAGCCTTCTGGAAGCTGCTGGAGGCTTACCCCGAGACCGCACGCGCCAAGGCGTTCCTGGAGGGCGTGGCGTTCGCCACGGCCCGCGGGTTGCCCGCCGACGGCCAGCATGGGCTGGCCGACGACGCCGGCCAGCCCGCCGCCGTCGGCCCCTAG
- a CDS encoding ATP-dependent DNA helicase codes for MSRPADVPAPRFSPEELSLLLGEKNLPTAEQSAIISSPLTPRLVIAGAGSGKTATMADRVVWLVANGWVKPEEVLGVTFTRKAAGELASRIRAKLASLQRIAEADAGNALFPAGLLSADALEPKVSTYHSFASGIVSDYGLRLGIERDVVLLGGAQAWQLATEVVEAFDGDYSHFRVAKSTLVKAVIQLAGECAEHLQDPAEVHDWLMQRLAEFDAVPYVAETKKNPSQAAGELGAMLRTRASVAELVGRYSEAKRGRGALDFGDLVALAARVAREITLAAEMERQRYRVVLLDEFQDTSHAQLVLFSRLFGDGHAVTAVGDPNQSIYGFRGASAGQLFHFVSEFPVRLDDGEEGQARFSPAPTSYLTTAWRNGRNILAAANVISAPLSAAAAQAGPAGERASAASVEVPPLQPSPAAVQGRVILGRFATDEDEAAAIARDLLKYRVTDFEPSTTAAPVPPAMAVLCRRRAQMECIRREFEAQGIPYEIVGLGGLLDTPEIVDLVATLRVLADPGRSDSLMRLLAGARWRIGTADLMAFRDWSAFLARRRGQSAADAAAAGGTDEPPVGVVIEGDLTDAVSYTHLDVYKRQALDWLPKEGWTSAHGRTLTAPARERLHRLGTELRQLRGLLGEDLTTLLGEVERAMLLDIEVAARPGFSIHHARRNLDAFQDAAAGFLQTSHRVDVLAFLSWLEAAAAEEGGLDVPPADVNHEAVQLLTVHASKGLEWDVVFVPGLNAGAFPSSRDSRWSSGSAALPWPLRGDRADLPQWDIDQPDQKGWLDAEKDFKGAVQAHGEAEERRLAYVAYTRAKHVLWVSSGAWVGGRSGMAEMSPFLAELGPLAGIGTAGGARPAQDAAAEIHPGSVEEESLPDESPLTRDLEVAVWPYDPLEGPVDPRTGKRLRLVPGRRAAMDSAAVRLRTEISAIRELALEGEPEQPDPADRPRTPLRPYAAGWAREAALLLERRARRAQSRDVHLPGHISASTLVDLGEDPGAVLQRLRRPVPREPGMSARKGTAFHAWVEEYFGTAGMLDIDEAPGSDNHIDEAYGLEDMVATFRESPWAHRSPAHVEVPVETRIGEVVVRGRIDAVFRDSDGCWDLVDWKTGRRPSSGQLKTKSVQLAVYRLAWARLKDVPLDEVRAAFYYVADNQVVRPHDLASGAELESIVAAALAAPRP; via the coding sequence ATGAGCCGCCCCGCAGACGTTCCGGCCCCCAGGTTCAGCCCCGAAGAGCTGTCCCTCCTGCTCGGCGAGAAGAACCTGCCCACCGCCGAACAGTCGGCCATCATCTCCTCGCCGCTGACCCCCAGGCTTGTCATTGCCGGGGCGGGATCGGGCAAGACCGCCACCATGGCCGACCGCGTCGTGTGGCTGGTCGCCAACGGCTGGGTAAAGCCGGAAGAAGTCCTCGGTGTCACCTTCACCCGCAAAGCCGCGGGTGAACTGGCAAGCCGCATCCGGGCGAAGCTTGCGTCGCTGCAGCGGATCGCGGAAGCCGACGCCGGCAACGCGCTGTTCCCGGCCGGCCTGCTCAGCGCCGACGCGCTGGAACCGAAGGTCTCCACGTACCACTCGTTTGCCAGCGGCATCGTGTCCGACTACGGCCTGCGGCTCGGCATCGAACGGGACGTCGTCCTGCTGGGCGGCGCCCAGGCCTGGCAGCTGGCAACCGAGGTCGTCGAGGCGTTCGACGGCGACTATTCGCATTTCCGGGTAGCCAAGTCAACGCTCGTCAAGGCCGTCATTCAGCTCGCCGGTGAGTGCGCGGAGCATCTCCAGGACCCGGCCGAGGTTCACGACTGGCTCATGCAGCGGCTGGCCGAATTCGACGCGGTGCCCTATGTGGCAGAGACCAAGAAGAACCCGAGCCAGGCCGCCGGTGAACTGGGCGCCATGCTGCGCACGCGGGCCAGCGTTGCGGAGCTCGTGGGCCGGTACTCCGAGGCCAAAAGGGGCCGGGGGGCCCTCGACTTCGGCGACCTCGTGGCGCTCGCCGCCAGGGTGGCCCGCGAGATTACCCTCGCCGCGGAGATGGAACGCCAACGCTACAGGGTGGTGCTTCTGGACGAATTCCAGGACACATCGCACGCGCAGTTGGTCCTCTTCTCCAGGCTGTTCGGAGACGGCCACGCCGTCACGGCCGTAGGCGACCCCAACCAGTCCATTTACGGCTTCCGCGGCGCGTCCGCCGGCCAGCTGTTCCACTTTGTCAGCGAATTCCCGGTCCGGCTGGATGACGGGGAGGAAGGGCAGGCCCGGTTTAGCCCGGCCCCAACCTCCTACCTGACCACCGCCTGGCGGAACGGGCGGAACATCCTGGCGGCGGCCAACGTCATTTCGGCTCCGCTGAGCGCCGCTGCCGCTCAGGCGGGTCCCGCCGGAGAACGGGCTTCAGCCGCGTCCGTCGAGGTGCCGCCGCTGCAGCCCAGTCCGGCCGCAGTTCAGGGCCGGGTAATCCTTGGACGCTTCGCCACGGACGAGGACGAAGCCGCCGCCATCGCACGGGACCTGCTCAAATACCGGGTCACCGATTTCGAGCCATCAACAACTGCAGCGCCTGTTCCGCCGGCCATGGCAGTGCTGTGCCGCCGCCGCGCCCAGATGGAGTGCATCCGGCGGGAGTTTGAGGCCCAAGGCATTCCCTATGAAATCGTGGGTCTCGGCGGCCTGCTGGACACGCCCGAAATCGTGGACCTGGTGGCGACGCTCCGGGTCCTCGCCGACCCCGGCAGGTCGGATTCCCTGATGCGGCTGCTCGCCGGTGCACGCTGGCGGATCGGCACCGCCGACCTCATGGCGTTTCGAGACTGGTCGGCGTTCCTTGCGCGGCGCCGCGGACAGAGCGCGGCCGATGCCGCGGCCGCGGGCGGGACGGACGAGCCGCCCGTCGGCGTCGTCATCGAGGGTGACCTGACCGATGCTGTCTCTTATACACATCTAGATGTGTATAAGAGACAGGCCCTGGACTGGCTGCCCAAGGAGGGCTGGACGTCAGCACACGGCCGCACGCTGACAGCCCCCGCTCGGGAACGGCTGCACAGGCTGGGCACGGAACTCAGGCAGCTGCGCGGACTGCTGGGGGAGGACCTGACCACGCTCCTCGGGGAGGTGGAGCGAGCAATGCTGCTCGACATCGAGGTTGCAGCCCGTCCCGGGTTCAGCATCCACCACGCGCGGAGGAACCTGGATGCGTTCCAGGACGCGGCCGCGGGATTCCTGCAAACGTCCCACCGCGTGGACGTCCTCGCATTCCTGTCATGGCTCGAAGCCGCAGCCGCCGAGGAAGGCGGCCTGGACGTTCCCCCGGCAGACGTCAACCATGAGGCTGTCCAGCTGTTGACCGTGCACGCATCAAAAGGGCTCGAATGGGACGTGGTCTTTGTTCCGGGCCTCAACGCCGGAGCCTTCCCGAGCAGCCGTGATTCCCGGTGGAGCAGCGGTTCCGCTGCACTGCCCTGGCCCCTTCGCGGCGACCGTGCCGACCTTCCGCAATGGGATATCGACCAGCCGGACCAGAAGGGGTGGCTGGACGCCGAGAAGGACTTCAAGGGCGCCGTCCAGGCCCACGGCGAAGCCGAGGAACGGCGGCTGGCCTATGTCGCCTACACGCGGGCCAAACACGTCCTCTGGGTTTCCAGCGGAGCGTGGGTCGGTGGCCGCAGCGGAATGGCGGAGATGTCGCCGTTCCTCGCCGAGCTGGGGCCGCTCGCCGGCATCGGAACCGCCGGAGGCGCCCGTCCGGCACAGGACGCCGCAGCCGAGATCCACCCCGGCTCGGTGGAGGAGGAATCCCTGCCGGACGAAAGTCCCCTGACGCGCGACCTTGAGGTCGCAGTCTGGCCGTACGATCCCCTCGAGGGCCCTGTTGACCCGCGCACCGGCAAGCGGCTCCGGCTCGTTCCCGGCCGGCGGGCGGCCATGGACTCCGCCGCGGTCCGGCTGCGGACCGAAATATCGGCTATCCGGGAGCTGGCCTTAGAGGGAGAGCCGGAGCAGCCGGATCCCGCGGACCGGCCGCGAACTCCGCTCCGTCCCTACGCCGCCGGTTGGGCGCGGGAGGCCGCCCTGCTCCTGGAGCGCCGCGCCCGCCGTGCTCAAAGCCGGGACGTCCACCTGCCCGGGCACATTTCCGCATCCACGCTCGTTGACCTCGGGGAGGATCCCGGGGCTGTCCTGCAGCGCCTCCGGAGACCCGTCCCGCGCGAACCGGGGATGTCAGCCCGCAAGGGCACGGCGTTCCATGCCTGGGTCGAGGAGTACTTCGGAACAGCAGGCATGCTGGACATCGATGAAGCCCCCGGATCTGACAACCACATCGACGAGGCTTACGGGCTTGAGGACATGGTGGCCACGTTCAGGGAATCCCCCTGGGCACACCGGTCTCCGGCCCACGTCGAGGTGCCGGTCGAAACCCGCATCGGTGAAGTCGTGGTCCGCGGACGGATCGACGCCGTATTCCGCGACTCCGACGGCTGCTGGGACCTAGTGGACTGGAAGACCGGCAGGCGGCCGTCGTCCGGGCAGCTGAAAACGAAGAGCGTGCAGCTGGCTGTCTATCGGCTGGCCTGGGCGCGGCTCAAGGACGTGCCGCTGGACGAGGTGCGGGCCGCTTTCTATTACGTTGCGGACAACCAGGTGGTCCGCCCCCATGACCTGGCGTCTGGGGCCGAACTGGAGAGCATTGTCGCGGCAGCCCTTGCCGCACCGCGGCCCTAG
- a CDS encoding macrolide 2'-phosphotransferase produces the protein MRREPIELAAVATAAVPGLSPTAVSSAPDDPADFDSALLLDSEGKRWRVRSPRHAEASTRLETEFLVLRAFAPAIRAELPFLMPTVAGTVRQQNLSTFVYSHLNGSTRTVEELTAGSQELAKEIGTALAAIHDLPRALVSNADLPSYTPNEFRQRRLNELDMAATTGKIPPLLLRRWEHAMEDVSLWRFNPCVVHGDLHEDNLLVDEDRVTAVTGWTDLRIGDPADDLAWLVASNEHEFVEAVVRHYTEHRRDAPDSHLLRRAALSAEFALAQYLVKGIAAADAEMISEAEGMLATLADDIAEHGGQPISVEPLPSPAAPGSAAPDPASAGPVSVGPISVEPVSAELIAAPANTDVSEPMPAVHVMPIPADEDPTSNAPDAPAAGDVPDTVDADGSIDGDGSVDGQSGPDAEDHPDDAEAATQPTPLSADDTSTTAINIVDAKAP, from the coding sequence GTGAGAAGAGAACCGATCGAATTGGCAGCTGTGGCAACCGCGGCAGTCCCCGGACTGAGCCCGACCGCCGTGAGTTCCGCACCGGACGATCCGGCGGACTTTGATTCGGCTCTCCTGCTCGACTCCGAGGGAAAGCGCTGGCGGGTCCGTTCGCCCCGGCATGCGGAGGCGAGCACACGGCTCGAGACGGAGTTCCTGGTGCTGCGCGCCTTCGCCCCCGCCATCCGGGCGGAGCTTCCCTTCCTGATGCCCACCGTGGCCGGGACCGTCCGCCAGCAGAATCTGAGCACGTTCGTCTACTCCCACCTCAATGGCTCCACCCGCACAGTGGAGGAGTTGACTGCGGGGTCCCAGGAACTGGCGAAGGAAATCGGAACTGCCCTGGCCGCCATCCATGATTTGCCCCGTGCCCTGGTCAGCAACGCCGACCTGCCGAGCTACACCCCCAATGAGTTCCGCCAGCGCAGGCTGAACGAGCTCGACATGGCCGCAACGACGGGAAAGATTCCGCCCCTGCTTCTCCGCCGCTGGGAGCACGCCATGGAAGACGTGTCACTGTGGCGCTTCAATCCGTGCGTGGTCCACGGCGACCTTCACGAGGACAACCTGCTCGTCGACGAGGACCGGGTCACGGCCGTCACCGGCTGGACCGACCTGCGAATCGGCGACCCCGCCGATGACCTTGCCTGGCTCGTGGCATCCAACGAGCATGAGTTCGTTGAAGCCGTGGTGCGCCACTACACCGAACACCGGCGCGACGCGCCCGACAGCCATCTGCTCCGAAGGGCGGCCCTGTCCGCGGAATTCGCGTTGGCGCAGTACCTTGTCAAGGGAATTGCAGCCGCTGACGCCGAGATGATTTCCGAGGCGGAAGGCATGCTGGCCACGCTGGCGGACGACATCGCCGAGCACGGCGGGCAGCCCATCAGCGTGGAGCCCCTGCCGTCACCGGCTGCACCGGGTTCCGCAGCGCCGGACCCGGCTTCAGCCGGCCCGGTTTCGGTCGGTCCGATTTCGGTCGAGCCGGTTTCCGCCGAGCTGATTGCCGCACCGGCGAACACCGACGTCTCCGAGCCGATGCCGGCCGTGCACGTCATGCCCATCCCGGCTGACGAGGACCCAACCTCCAATGCACCGGACGCTCCGGCCGCCGGGGACGTTCCGGACACCGTGGACGCGGACGGAAGCATCGACGGTGACGGAAGCGTGGACGGACAGTCCGGCCCGGACGCAGAAGACCACCCGGACGACGCCGAGGCAGCGACGCAGCCCACGCCGCTTTCTGCCGATGACACCTCCACCACAGCCATCAACATCGTCGACGCCAAGGCGCCCTGA
- a CDS encoding ATP-dependent DNA helicase, protein MPPRQVHNAVPVLSADQRAAVEVPHGAGPVLVPGAPGTGKSTVLIEAAVRRVEAHSVDPERILILAPGRLAADTLRDRFTARLNRSLSTTPARTWASYAFDLIRRAKAEGILPLPRAPRLLSGPEQDLIIKELLDGHALPGLGLPWPADLDAALPTRGFRQEVRQLFDRIIESGRTAEDLADLGHECGRPDWTAAAALYAEYRDVLDLRMPEAFDPAGIITAARQLFQDSPAFLAAERERLQLILVDDIHEANPAVFELLADIAAGKDVFVASSPDTVVQGFRGARPDLVAELPRLLGGDGQDALERPLRYAHRHRPAVAQAWLGVADRISLRAGGKLARRLDQCPAEDAAGEHAHRRPDTGDPRVRPAGNSGGTVEAHLLPSAVHELRYVAQRILEAQVNDGRELADMAVIVRNGGQLSQLQRYLSGQGIPVRIPVAESAVRDEVAVRPLLDAYAVVLDPDVLTPESAVSLLTSRIGGATSLELRRLRQSLRREEILGGGGRSSDALLVEALLEPGALGSLGIEGRSARRVARMIQAGRRATTLPGANAETVLWALWHSTGLAASWTAAALSGGLVGARADRDLDAMMALFHTAERYVDQMPGSGPDQFLEYLLNQELPMDTLAARAQVDDAVELMTPASAAGREWPLVIVAGLQEGVWPNTRLRGELLGSTLFADAVEHGVEYALQRGPLSRLREIRYDELRSFSTAVSRAKEVLICTAVASEDEQPSSFLDYVAPLMPDQDARGFTPVERPMTLRALVAELRQHAQLADRSAAESDEAVRVLARLAMADPPVPGAHPDTWWGLAPLSSEERVVPPGGTVYVSPSKVESVQKSPLDWFVQAAGGEAATDFARSLGTLVHAIAQDLPDASGAEYLAELVKRWPSLGMKDNWEGKLDFRRAEAMVRKLAQYILAMRSDGRRLVGVEQDFEVQLTETAADPLPDGAAGDAPRSAVLRGQVDRLEIDSRGRLVIVDLKTGKRQPGKAELGRHPQLGAYQAAVLAGGFSNSVGVTGDAQPGGAVLAQLGTTAKSPGVQHQEPLDPGENWALDMVKEAADVMSGHEFEARHDPAKSGFGGHGCRLPEVCPLCARGKQVTE, encoded by the coding sequence CTGCCGCCGCGCCAGGTCCACAATGCCGTACCGGTGCTGTCCGCGGATCAGCGCGCCGCCGTCGAAGTCCCGCACGGGGCCGGACCGGTGCTGGTGCCCGGCGCACCGGGCACCGGGAAGTCGACCGTCCTCATCGAGGCGGCGGTCCGCAGGGTCGAGGCGCACTCGGTTGACCCCGAACGGATCCTCATCCTTGCGCCCGGCAGGCTGGCCGCGGACACCCTGCGGGACCGGTTCACGGCACGGCTGAACCGGAGCCTGAGCACCACGCCGGCCCGCACCTGGGCGTCGTATGCCTTCGACCTGATCAGGCGCGCCAAGGCGGAAGGCATCCTGCCGCTGCCCCGGGCGCCCCGCCTCCTCTCCGGTCCCGAACAGGACCTCATCATCAAGGAGCTGCTGGACGGTCACGCACTTCCCGGCCTCGGGCTGCCGTGGCCTGCCGATCTCGACGCCGCGCTGCCCACCCGCGGCTTCCGGCAGGAAGTCCGGCAGCTCTTTGACCGGATCATCGAGTCCGGCCGGACCGCCGAGGACCTTGCTGACCTTGGACACGAATGCGGCCGCCCCGACTGGACCGCCGCCGCGGCCCTGTATGCCGAATACCGCGACGTCCTCGATCTGCGCATGCCCGAGGCCTTCGATCCCGCCGGGATCATCACTGCCGCGCGGCAGCTGTTCCAGGATTCGCCGGCGTTCCTGGCGGCGGAACGGGAACGCCTCCAGCTCATACTTGTTGACGACATCCACGAGGCCAACCCCGCGGTCTTTGAGCTGCTGGCCGATATCGCCGCGGGGAAGGACGTCTTCGTGGCGTCGTCCCCGGACACGGTTGTCCAAGGCTTCAGGGGCGCCCGTCCAGACCTCGTCGCCGAGCTTCCCCGCTTGCTGGGAGGGGACGGCCAGGACGCACTGGAAAGGCCGCTGCGGTACGCCCACCGGCACCGGCCCGCCGTGGCGCAGGCGTGGCTTGGCGTTGCGGACCGGATCTCGCTGCGCGCGGGCGGGAAACTGGCCCGCCGGCTCGATCAGTGTCCCGCTGAAGACGCTGCCGGCGAACACGCCCACCGCCGGCCCGACACCGGCGACCCCCGGGTCCGCCCCGCAGGCAACTCCGGCGGGACCGTCGAGGCACACCTGCTGCCGTCGGCTGTCCATGAGTTGCGGTACGTTGCCCAGCGGATCCTTGAAGCCCAGGTCAACGACGGCCGTGAACTGGCGGACATGGCCGTCATCGTGCGGAACGGCGGCCAACTGAGCCAGCTGCAGCGTTACCTGTCGGGCCAGGGAATCCCGGTGCGGATTCCCGTGGCGGAGTCGGCCGTCCGCGACGAAGTGGCCGTTCGTCCGTTACTGGACGCGTACGCCGTGGTCCTTGATCCGGACGTCCTCACCCCGGAATCCGCGGTGTCGCTGCTGACGTCCCGGATCGGCGGAGCAACATCCCTGGAACTGCGCAGGCTGCGCCAGTCCTTGCGCCGCGAAGAGATCCTGGGCGGAGGCGGACGCTCCAGCGACGCACTGCTCGTGGAAGCACTTCTCGAGCCCGGCGCCCTCGGTTCCCTAGGGATTGAAGGACGGTCGGCGCGGCGCGTTGCCCGGATGATCCAGGCCGGCCGGAGGGCCACCACCCTGCCTGGCGCCAACGCCGAAACCGTCCTCTGGGCCCTGTGGCACTCGACCGGTCTTGCCGCAAGCTGGACGGCCGCCGCACTGTCCGGAGGGCTCGTGGGGGCCAGGGCGGACCGCGACCTCGACGCCATGATGGCCCTGTTCCATACCGCCGAGCGCTACGTCGACCAGATGCCGGGGTCCGGGCCGGATCAGTTCCTCGAGTACCTGCTCAACCAGGAGCTCCCCATGGACACTCTCGCGGCCCGCGCGCAGGTTGACGACGCCGTCGAGCTCATGACGCCTGCCAGCGCCGCCGGACGGGAATGGCCGTTGGTCATTGTTGCCGGACTCCAGGAGGGCGTCTGGCCGAACACCCGGCTCCGGGGGGAACTGCTCGGGAGCACGCTCTTCGCCGATGCCGTTGAACACGGGGTGGAGTACGCACTCCAACGGGGTCCGCTCAGCCGGCTCAGGGAGATCCGGTACGACGAACTCCGGAGCTTCTCGACCGCGGTGTCCCGGGCCAAGGAAGTGCTGATTTGCACGGCCGTGGCTTCCGAAGACGAACAGCCGTCTTCATTCCTGGATTACGTGGCCCCGCTCATGCCGGACCAGGACGCGAGGGGATTCACGCCGGTGGAGAGGCCGATGACCCTCAGGGCACTTGTGGCCGAACTGCGCCAGCACGCGCAGCTTGCTGACCGGTCCGCTGCGGAATCGGACGAGGCCGTCCGTGTCCTGGCCCGCCTGGCCATGGCGGATCCGCCCGTGCCCGGAGCGCACCCGGATACCTGGTGGGGTCTGGCCCCGCTGTCCTCCGAGGAGCGGGTGGTGCCCCCCGGCGGGACAGTCTACGTTTCGCCCTCCAAGGTGGAGTCCGTCCAGAAATCGCCCCTGGACTGGTTCGTCCAGGCTGCAGGCGGTGAAGCGGCCACAGATTTCGCGAGAAGCCTCGGCACGCTGGTTCACGCGATCGCCCAGGACCTCCCTGACGCCTCCGGGGCCGAATACCTCGCCGAACTCGTAAAGCGGTGGCCGTCCCTCGGCATGAAAGACAACTGGGAGGGAAAGCTGGATTTCCGGCGCGCCGAAGCCATGGTCCGGAAACTGGCGCAGTACATCCTTGCCATGCGCAGCGACGGCAGGCGCCTTGTCGGCGTGGAGCAGGACTTTGAGGTGCAGCTGACCGAAACCGCCGCTGATCCGCTGCCGGACGGCGCCGCAGGTGACGCCCCACGATCCGCTGTCCTGCGCGGCCAGGTGGACCGGCTCGAGATTGACTCCCGCGGACGGCTGGTGATTGTGGACCTCAAAACAGGAAAAAGGCAGCCCGGCAAGGCTGAGCTGGGCCGCCATCCGCAGCTTGGCGCGTACCAGGCCGCGGTCCTCGCCGGTGGCTTCAGCAATTCCGTGGGCGTGACCGGGGACGCCCAGCCCGGCGGTGCGGTGCTTGCCCAGCTGGGAACCACCGCCAAGAGCCCGGGCGTCCAGCACCAGGAGCCCCTTGATCCGGGGGAGAACTGGGCGCTGGACATGGTCAAGGAGGCAGCCGACGTGATGTCAGGCCATGAGTTCGAAGCCAGGCACGATCCCGCTAAAAGCGGATTCGGCGGCCACGGCTGCCGCCTTCCGGAGGTGTGCCCCCTGTGCGCACGCGGCAAGCAGGTTACCGAATGA
- a CDS encoding MGMT family protein — MRTEYVEAVLAVVELIPSGSAVAYGDVAELLGAGGPRQVGSVMSHYGSAVPWWRVLRASGLAPEGLEAEALQLYLREGTPLRGDFLRFARTGDGRWRVDLPAARWAPSDADFAALDAISEQLEASLPRLSVPDDGMSQ; from the coding sequence ATGCGGACGGAGTATGTGGAGGCGGTGCTGGCTGTCGTTGAGCTTATTCCGTCCGGCTCGGCGGTGGCATACGGGGACGTCGCCGAACTTCTCGGAGCCGGCGGTCCGCGCCAGGTCGGCTCCGTGATGAGCCACTATGGCAGCGCGGTCCCGTGGTGGCGGGTCCTCAGGGCCAGCGGCCTGGCGCCGGAGGGACTGGAAGCCGAGGCCCTGCAGCTCTACCTGCGGGAGGGAACGCCGCTGCGCGGCGATTTCCTCCGGTTCGCCCGGACGGGCGATGGCCGCTGGCGGGTGGATCTGCCTGCGGCGCGGTGGGCGCCCTCCGACGCCGATTTTGCCGCCCTGGACGCCATCTCCGAACAGCTGGAAGCGTCGCTGCCAAGATTGTCAGTGCCGGATGATGGAATGTCTCAGTGA